One Bacteroidota bacterium genomic window carries:
- a CDS encoding thymidine kinase: MFTENTINPGNRSGWIEVICGSMFSGKTEELIRRLKRAKLAGQKVEIFKPRIDKRYSDVNVVSHDENLIHSTPVDVASNILMLSSNVDVVGVDEAQFFDVGLIEVCNKLANSGVRVIVAGLDMDFLGKPFGPIPNLLAVADYITKVHAICVKCGNLAQFTHRKTSDAQRVLIGELETYEPLCRSCFKQTHKH; encoded by the coding sequence ATGTTTACAGAAAACACCATTAATCCGGGTAACCGCAGCGGTTGGATTGAAGTAATTTGTGGATCGATGTTTTCGGGGAAAACCGAAGAACTAATCCGAAGGCTTAAACGTGCTAAGTTGGCCGGACAAAAGGTTGAAATTTTTAAACCCCGTATCGACAAACGCTATTCTGATGTGAATGTGGTATCGCACGACGAAAATCTTATTCATTCCACACCGGTGGATGTAGCTTCGAACATTCTTATGCTTTCGAGCAATGTAGATGTAGTGGGTGTGGATGAAGCCCAATTTTTTGATGTAGGCTTAATTGAAGTGTGCAACAAATTGGCTAACAGTGGAGTAAGGGTTATTGTTGCCGGACTCGATATGGACTTCCTGGGGAAACCCTTTGGTCCAATTCCCAATCTGCTTGCAGTAGCGGACTACATTACAAAGGTACATGCCATTTGTGTAAAGTGCGGCAACCTGGCCCAATTTACCCATCGGAAAACGTCCGATGCACAACGTGTGCTCATTGGCGAACTGGAAACCTATGAGCCCTTGTGCCGTTCATGTTTTAAACAAACTCATAAGCACTAA
- the rmuC gene encoding DNA recombination protein RmuC, with product MNFVFLFAGILTGAVLSWLYFRSIGATRQAVLSEKASMLETETIRLKDSLNEKQNQLMEMSASLAARQNELVNLQTRLDEQKVEFVKLREQFSLEFKNLANEILEEKTKKFTEQNKINLNEILNPLNLRIKEFEKKVDEVYDKEAQQRFSLKEQVKQLAELNQQISKEANSLTRALKGDSKTQGNWGEMLLESILEQTGLRRGIEFTVQESYVSDDGTRFLPDVVVHYPGNRSVVIDSKVSLTAYEKYTSASTEEEQATAMKAHLLSIRSHISRLSSKTYEDLEGLKSLDFVMMFLPVEPAYLLAVQNDNELWAYAYQRRILLISPTNLVAVLKMIESLWKQEYQSRNVLEIARQGGALYDSFVLLSERLVKLGKKMDEASGFYRETMQNLTEGKGNLVSRVEKLKELGIKAKKQLPDNLVNRSIEMGIEQESDTVDEA from the coding sequence ATGAACTTCGTTTTCTTATTTGCAGGTATTTTAACCGGAGCGGTATTGTCGTGGTTGTATTTTCGCAGCATTGGAGCAACCCGCCAGGCTGTATTAAGCGAAAAAGCATCCATGCTCGAAACCGAAACCATACGGCTTAAAGATAGTCTCAACGAAAAGCAAAACCAGCTAATGGAGATGAGCGCCTCTCTGGCTGCCCGGCAGAACGAGTTGGTGAATTTACAAACAAGGCTCGATGAACAAAAGGTTGAGTTTGTGAAGCTCAGAGAGCAATTTAGCCTTGAGTTTAAAAACCTGGCCAACGAAATTCTGGAAGAGAAAACCAAAAAGTTTACCGAACAAAACAAGATTAACCTGAATGAGATCTTGAATCCGCTCAACCTTCGGATTAAAGAGTTCGAAAAAAAGGTAGATGAAGTATACGATAAAGAAGCTCAACAACGATTTTCGTTGAAAGAACAGGTGAAACAGCTTGCCGAGTTGAATCAGCAAATTAGCAAAGAGGCCAACTCTCTTACTCGTGCCCTTAAAGGCGATTCGAAAACGCAGGGAAACTGGGGTGAGATGTTGCTGGAAAGTATTCTGGAACAAACAGGATTAAGAAGGGGAATTGAATTTACCGTGCAGGAATCTTATGTTTCCGACGATGGAACCCGGTTTCTTCCCGATGTAGTGGTGCATTATCCGGGCAACAGAAGTGTAGTGATTGATTCGAAGGTCTCATTAACTGCCTATGAAAAATATACTTCTGCCAGCACAGAAGAGGAACAAGCCACAGCCATGAAGGCTCACCTTCTTTCCATACGAAGCCATATCAGCAGGTTATCCTCGAAAACCTACGAAGATCTGGAAGGATTGAAATCACTCGACTTTGTGATGATGTTTCTTCCTGTAGAACCGGCTTACCTGCTTGCAGTGCAAAATGACAACGAGTTATGGGCTTATGCCTACCAACGTCGCATTTTACTTATCAGCCCAACTAACCTGGTAGCAGTACTTAAAATGATTGAAAGTCTTTGGAAGCAAGAGTACCAAAGCCGCAATGTGCTCGAAATAGCCCGTCAGGGTGGGGCATTGTACGATAGTTTTGTACTATTAAGCGAGCGGCTGGTTAAACTCGGAAAGAAGATGGATGAGGCTTCTGGTTTTTACCGTGAGACTATGCAAAACCTTACCGAAGGAAAAGGTAATCTGGTAAGCCGTGTGGAGAAATTAAAAGAACTGGGTATTAAAGCCAAGAAACAATTGCCTGATAATCTTGTAAATCGTTCGATTGAAATGGGCATTGAACAGGAATCGGATACAGTAGATGAAGCTTAA
- a CDS encoding PD40 domain-containing protein, protein MCYLASNVNGQFYNGHQMLFGKNRVQYREFYWNYYRFDRFDTYYSENGDKLARYASEFAEKEIERIESFFDYNLDKRIIFLVYNKLSDFRQSNIGLVTGKTESNIGGTFRIDNNKAFLYFEGDFEAFEKQITSAISQILISEMIYGQQFRDNAANSTLINLPAWYIDGLVAYLSKDWDFETENRVKDGVVNGKYKKFNRLQGDDAAYAGHSFWRYISEVYGESVIPGILYMTKINRNANQGFYYVLGSSIKDLSAEWFYYYNDLYASLEDTGEVPSGKPILKRPKKKRVYQQLSLNPVSNHVAYVTNTKGRYAIWLYDSNTQKQKKLLQREHKLEQITDYSYPVLAWYPNGRILTFIVEEKGGLVMYYYTFGEKKLTARNILYFDKVLGYSFSPDGSLIAISAVKNGQTDIFVHSVASGTNFQITNDVADDFNPRFISNGKQIIFASNRETDLLSEEIEKQTRSFTQDLFIYDFESKPDKLFRLADSPYVEKDKPYELGANQFISLSNKSGIVNRYYSKFDSTISYVDTTVHYRYYAITQPISNYSRSILDQDYKPSTNTLGEIVFSKGKYNMYLHELDLPENGSIKLQETDFRQQKTQKLLIADSISKIKIAKIPLDSALNNIIISGNDTINLIVSEVDINNYLFEIERVKMLNAQFKDENILLEIVPPKDEEAERARIYQRAFYQDYVTGQIDFSFLSESYQTFTGGAVYYNPGLNLAFRLGTKDLFENYRVIAGLRLPLDFQSSEYLIGLEMLKDRLDKQLFFHRQSFNALTQDEIPYQVRNVSNQIYGVFRYPFSQVASLSATIGARQDKTIFQPVSTSLTVINQALAQPNVEKLWITPKLEYVFDNTRQLGLNLPAGTRLKIFTEYYQMVNKPYSNLVTWGADVRHYLVIHRNLIWANRIATGSSLGTARLIYYLGGVDNWTNLSSRTPTFIPLSEIRITDNVNYAFQTVATNMRGFSQNIRNGSNFALFNSELRLPIIRYLANYPLSNAFLENFQVIGFFDVGSAWSGVSPWSKQNGYDRDYIYQGSQTEPLIEIEIDAQRDPFVAGYGFGLRTQFLGYFIRFDWAWGIENNQVLPQVFYFSLALDF, encoded by the coding sequence TGCAGTACCGCGAGTTTTATTGGAATTATTATCGATTTGACCGTTTTGATACTTATTACAGTGAAAATGGCGACAAGCTGGCTCGTTATGCTTCTGAATTTGCCGAAAAAGAAATTGAACGAATCGAGTCATTTTTTGATTATAATCTTGATAAGCGAATTATTTTTCTTGTTTACAACAAGCTTTCCGATTTCCGGCAAAGCAACATCGGATTAGTTACCGGCAAAACTGAGTCGAACATCGGGGGTACTTTTCGTATCGACAACAACAAAGCATTTTTATATTTTGAAGGTGATTTTGAAGCATTCGAAAAACAAATTACCTCTGCCATTAGTCAAATACTGATCAGCGAAATGATTTACGGGCAGCAATTTCGCGACAATGCAGCCAATTCCACCCTCATAAACCTGCCAGCCTGGTACATAGATGGTTTGGTAGCTTACCTATCGAAAGACTGGGATTTTGAAACGGAAAACAGAGTGAAAGATGGAGTTGTAAATGGCAAGTACAAAAAATTCAATCGTTTACAAGGTGATGATGCTGCTTATGCGGGACACTCCTTCTGGCGTTATATCAGCGAGGTGTATGGTGAGTCGGTGATTCCGGGAATTTTATATATGACCAAGATAAACCGAAATGCCAACCAGGGTTTTTATTATGTCTTGGGCTCATCGATTAAAGACTTGTCGGCCGAATGGTTTTATTATTACAACGATTTGTATGCCTCACTGGAAGATACCGGTGAAGTCCCCTCTGGTAAACCTATCTTAAAGCGGCCAAAGAAAAAAAGAGTGTATCAGCAACTAAGCCTTAACCCTGTAAGTAATCATGTGGCTTATGTTACCAATACCAAAGGTCGCTATGCCATTTGGCTTTACGATTCCAATACACAGAAACAAAAAAAGTTACTTCAGCGCGAGCACAAACTCGAGCAAATAACCGATTATTCTTATCCGGTGCTGGCATGGTACCCGAATGGACGGATCTTAACCTTTATTGTCGAGGAAAAGGGCGGCCTGGTAATGTATTACTATACTTTTGGTGAGAAAAAACTTACCGCCAGGAATATTCTTTATTTCGATAAAGTGCTGGGCTATTCCTTCTCTCCCGATGGTTCTTTAATAGCCATTTCGGCAGTTAAAAACGGGCAGACCGATATTTTTGTACATTCGGTAGCTTCCGGAACCAATTTTCAGATTACCAACGATGTAGCCGATGACTTTAATCCACGTTTTATAAGCAATGGAAAGCAAATTATTTTTGCTTCCAACCGGGAGACGGATTTACTTAGTGAAGAAATTGAAAAACAAACCCGTTCGTTTACACAAGACTTGTTTATATACGATTTTGAGAGTAAACCCGATAAGCTTTTCCGGCTTGCCGATTCGCCTTATGTAGAGAAAGATAAACCATACGAATTAGGAGCCAACCAGTTTATCTCACTCAGCAACAAGAGCGGTATCGTGAACCGTTACTACTCAAAATTCGATAGCACCATCAGCTATGTCGATACAACCGTGCACTACCGTTATTATGCCATTACCCAACCCATATCGAATTATAGCAGGAGTATTTTGGACCAGGATTATAAGCCTTCGACCAATACCTTGGGAGAAATAGTGTTTTCGAAAGGGAAGTACAACATGTACCTCCATGAATTGGACCTTCCGGAAAATGGTTCCATAAAGCTTCAAGAAACCGATTTCAGACAGCAAAAAACACAGAAGCTTTTAATCGCAGACAGTATTAGTAAGATAAAAATTGCCAAAATTCCGCTCGATTCTGCACTCAACAACATCATAATCAGTGGCAACGACACCATTAATCTGATTGTCAGTGAAGTTGATATTAACAATTACCTGTTTGAAATTGAACGCGTTAAAATGTTAAACGCACAATTTAAAGACGAAAATATTCTATTGGAGATTGTTCCACCAAAAGATGAGGAGGCTGAAAGGGCCCGTATTTACCAGCGTGCATTTTACCAGGATTATGTGACAGGGCAAATCGATTTTAGTTTTCTAAGCGAGTCCTATCAGACCTTTACCGGTGGAGCAGTGTATTATAATCCCGGATTAAACCTGGCTTTTCGATTGGGCACAAAAGATTTATTCGAGAATTATCGTGTAATTGCCGGTTTACGCCTACCTCTCGATTTTCAAAGCAGCGAGTACCTCATTGGTCTAGAGATGCTAAAAGACAGGTTAGACAAACAATTGTTTTTTCATAGGCAAAGTTTTAACGCATTGACCCAGGATGAAATACCCTACCAGGTGCGCAATGTCAGCAACCAGATTTATGGTGTTTTTCGCTATCCGTTCAGTCAGGTTGCATCGCTCTCGGCTACTATCGGAGCAAGACAGGATAAAACAATTTTTCAGCCGGTGAGCACTTCGCTTACGGTTATTAACCAGGCACTGGCCCAACCCAACGTCGAGAAACTCTGGATAACACCTAAACTTGAATATGTGTTCGATAACACCCGGCAGCTCGGGTTAAACCTTCCTGCCGGTACGCGCCTAAAAATTTTTACGGAGTATTACCAGATGGTCAATAAACCCTATTCTAACCTGGTAACCTGGGGAGCCGACGTAAGACATTACCTGGTGATACACCGAAACCTCATATGGGCCAATCGCATTGCTACCGGATCGTCGCTGGGTACTGCCAGGCTAATCTATTACCTGGGTGGGGTCGATAACTGGACCAATCTTTCCAGCCGCACGCCTACTTTTATTCCGCTCAGCGAAATCAGGATTACTGATAACGTAAACTATGCCTTTCAGACAGTGGCCACCAACATGAGAGGCTTTTCGCAGAATATCCGCAATGGAAGTAATTTCGCCCTTTTCAATTCTGAGCTTCGTTTACCAATCATCCGATACCTTGCCAATTATCCGCTGAGTAATGCCTTTTTAGAGAATTTTCAGGTGATTGGCTTTTTTGATGTCGGTAGCGCATGGTCGGGGGTATCACCCTGGTCGAAACAGAATGGTTACGACCGCGATTATATCTATCAGGGATCGCAAACTGAACCCCTTATCGAGATTGAGATCGATGCCCAACGCGACCCATTTGTTGCAGGCTATGGCTTTGGATTACGTACGCAGTTTCTGGGATATTTTATTCGGTTTGACTGGGCTTGGGGTATTGAAAATAACCAGGTGCTGCCCCAGGTATTTTATTTTTCGCTGGCATTAGACTTTTAG
- a CDS encoding sulfite exporter TauE/SafE family protein: protein MEANNLILLIITGILAGFIGGSLGVGGGIIMVPALVFIFGMTQHQAQGTSLAVMSIPIGFIIAASNYHKQGFINYKVALVLVISFVIGSYLGSLLSVNLPVKTLKRAFGLLMLLAGLKMLLGK from the coding sequence ATGGAAGCAAACAATCTCATACTTTTAATCATTACCGGAATACTTGCCGGTTTTATTGGTGGCAGTCTCGGTGTTGGCGGGGGCATTATCATGGTGCCTGCTTTGGTATTTATTTTTGGCATGACTCAGCACCAGGCTCAGGGAACAAGTCTGGCTGTGATGTCTATTCCCATCGGATTTATTATTGCAGCCAGCAACTACCACAAGCAAGGCTTTATTAATTACAAGGTAGCACTTGTGCTTGTTATTTCTTTTGTAATCGGAAGTTACCTTGGTTCCTTGCTTTCAGTTAATCTTCCGGTAAAGACTCTTAAAAGAGCTTTTGGATTACTGATGCTTTTGGCGGGCCTTAAAATGCTATTAGGAAAATAA
- a CDS encoding 4Fe-4S binding protein: MAYVISNECTACGTCLPECPSEAISEGDIYKIDPDACIDCGACADVCPVEAISAA, encoded by the coding sequence ATGGCTTACGTAATTAGCAATGAGTGTACCGCGTGCGGAACTTGTTTACCAGAGTGTCCATCAGAGGCTATTTCAGAGGGTGATATCTACAAAATTGATCCGGATGCTTGCATCGATTGTGGTGCTTGTGCCGATGTGTGCCCTGTAGAAGCAATCAGCGCAGCTTAG
- a CDS encoding sigma-70 family RNA polymerase sigma factor — protein sequence MDIAYIKKVLEGDVDAFRYFVNKYQDMAYSLANSICKSEFLAEEATQEAFVKAFQNLDKFKQKSSFTTWFYKILVNESLRKIKRKRLEVLPNEDSLPEDINPEVKNSLDALHQMEQKEIIQNILQRMPESESLLLRLYYLSEKQVEEIREITGLSLSNIKVSLHRARKRFYFLLERSYKNEMYSIL from the coding sequence ATGGACATTGCGTATATAAAAAAGGTTCTGGAAGGTGATGTGGATGCTTTTCGGTATTTTGTAAACAAGTACCAGGATATGGCTTATTCTCTTGCTAACAGCATCTGCAAATCGGAGTTTCTGGCGGAAGAAGCTACCCAGGAGGCTTTTGTCAAAGCTTTCCAGAATCTTGATAAGTTTAAGCAGAAGTCGAGTTTTACTACCTGGTTTTATAAAATTTTGGTAAACGAGTCGCTTCGAAAAATAAAAAGAAAAAGGTTAGAGGTGCTGCCTAACGAGGATTCTTTGCCAGAGGATATAAATCCTGAAGTAAAAAACTCATTGGATGCATTGCACCAGATGGAGCAAAAAGAGATTATTCAGAATATTCTTCAACGCATGCCTGAATCCGAAAGCTTGCTGCTTCGCTTGTATTATCTGAGCGAAAAACAAGTAGAAGAAATAAGAGAAATTACCGGTTTAAGTCTATCGAACATTAAGGTTAGTTTGCACAGGGCAAGAAAACGATTTTATTTCTTGCTCGAAAGAAGTTATAAAAATGAAATGTATTCAATCTTATAA
- a CDS encoding IS1182 family transposase: MLVQQQKLQLSLYSDLYSLIVPKDNLLRKINELIDFSFIYDELVTKYCSTNGRNAESPIRMFKYLLLKTIYDISDVDVVERSRFDMSFKYFLEMTPEEDVINPSSLTKFRKLRLKDTDLLNLLIGKTVSIAIEKGIIKSKSIIVDATHSLSRSNPLSPLEVLKERARQLRKVVYSTDENWIERMPKKNEDNDLEHELLYCDTLEKAIESDEVIRSFPKVKEKLNLLKETIEDTQDHYTLSKDPDARTGHKTQDSSFFGFKTHIAMTEERIITAAVVTSGEKGDGPELPALLESSQNNGIEVDTIIGDAAYSGMENLKIADEQEIKIVAKLNPSITQGFRNQENTFDYNKDAGMFVCPAGHMAIRKARQGKKDDGSNQVDTYYFDIEKCKTCTLKNGCYKPDAKTKTYSVSIKSDKHLEQMEFQQTEYFKEKAKHRYKIEAKNSELKNVHGYGRATSYGITNMQMQGAMAIFTVNLKRILKLMN; this comes from the coding sequence ATGCTCGTACAACAGCAAAAACTTCAGCTTAGTTTATACTCTGATCTATATTCCCTTATCGTTCCCAAGGATAATCTACTACGAAAAATTAATGAGCTCATTGATTTTTCGTTCATTTATGATGAACTGGTAACCAAATACTGCTCAACCAATGGGCGCAATGCTGAGAGCCCTATTCGTATGTTCAAATATCTGTTGCTCAAAACGATATACGACATTTCGGATGTAGATGTAGTAGAACGTTCCCGTTTTGACATGTCTTTCAAGTATTTTTTGGAGATGACACCTGAAGAAGATGTGATAAATCCCAGTTCGCTTACCAAATTCAGGAAACTGCGGTTGAAGGATACCGATTTGTTGAATCTTTTGATAGGCAAGACCGTTTCCATTGCCATTGAAAAGGGTATCATCAAATCGAAGTCCATTATTGTTGATGCCACACATTCATTATCCAGATCGAACCCATTGTCCCCCTTGGAAGTGCTCAAAGAACGTGCCCGGCAACTTCGTAAGGTGGTTTATTCCACAGATGAGAACTGGATAGAGCGAATGCCTAAAAAGAACGAAGACAATGATTTGGAGCATGAATTATTATATTGTGATACGCTTGAAAAGGCGATAGAGTCAGACGAAGTAATACGTTCATTCCCAAAAGTAAAAGAAAAGCTAAATCTATTGAAAGAAACCATTGAAGATACACAGGATCATTATACACTTTCAAAGGATCCTGATGCCAGAACAGGCCATAAGACGCAAGACTCTTCATTTTTTGGATTCAAAACCCATATCGCCATGACAGAGGAACGAATTATTACGGCTGCCGTGGTAACATCCGGAGAAAAGGGCGATGGCCCAGAGTTACCGGCATTGCTTGAATCTAGTCAAAATAATGGAATTGAGGTAGATACAATCATTGGCGATGCAGCCTATTCAGGAATGGAGAATCTTAAAATTGCTGATGAACAAGAAATAAAAATCGTTGCAAAATTGAATCCCTCTATTACGCAGGGTTTTAGAAATCAAGAAAATACATTTGACTACAACAAAGATGCCGGAATGTTTGTATGTCCCGCAGGGCATATGGCTATAAGAAAAGCACGTCAAGGAAAGAAAGATGATGGCTCCAACCAAGTAGACACTTATTACTTCGATATTGAAAAATGTAAAACATGTACCTTAAAAAACGGATGCTATAAACCTGATGCAAAAACTAAAACCTATTCTGTTTCTATTAAATCGGATAAACATTTGGAACAAATGGAGTTTCAACAGACCGAATACTTCAAAGAAAAGGCAAAACACCGTTATAAAATTGAAGCAAAAAATAGTGAACTAAAAAACGTACATGGCTATGGAAGAGCTACTTCGTACGGAATTACCAACATGCAAATGCAAGGGGCAATGGCCATTTTTACTGTAAATCTCAAAAGAATCCTCAAATTAATGAATTAA
- a CDS encoding amidohydrolase: protein MNISQKIKELATAFLDDTIQIRRYLHQHPELSFQEHHTSAFIKQKLDELGIPYTGGYVETGILAKIEGLNPQKKIVALRADMDALPVVEENQVDYISQNTGVMHACGHDVHSACLLGAAKILQQFRNDFEGTILLVFQPAEEKLPGGAKLMLEQGIFDAIKPDLIIGQHVMPGLQVGKVGFRSGMYMASADEIYLTVKGKGGHAAMPHQLVDTVLVASHIIVALQQVVSRNAYAAIPSVLSFGKVDAPGATNIIPREVKIEGTFRTMDEKWRYEAHQKITKIATTLAESMGATCEVDIEVGYPCLVNDAGITTEASKLAMEILGKEQVVELDLRMTSEDFAFFSQQYPATFYRLGISGAEAKVVSPLHSPTFNIDEKALETGMATMAYLALGFLKNESKY from the coding sequence ATGAATATTTCTCAAAAAATAAAGGAACTGGCCACGGCCTTTCTCGATGACACAATCCAGATCAGACGTTATCTCCATCAGCATCCTGAACTATCTTTTCAGGAGCACCACACATCGGCCTTTATTAAGCAAAAACTCGACGAATTAGGTATTCCCTATACCGGAGGGTATGTGGAAACCGGAATATTGGCCAAAATTGAAGGGCTCAATCCACAAAAAAAAATAGTCGCCCTTCGGGCCGATATGGATGCCCTGCCTGTTGTGGAAGAAAACCAGGTAGATTATATTTCGCAAAACACCGGGGTGATGCATGCCTGCGGGCATGATGTGCACTCGGCCTGCCTGCTGGGTGCAGCAAAAATTCTCCAGCAGTTTCGAAATGATTTTGAGGGTACCATTTTGCTTGTTTTTCAGCCGGCCGAAGAAAAATTACCCGGAGGAGCCAAGCTCATGCTCGAGCAAGGTATTTTCGATGCTATAAAGCCCGATCTGATAATCGGCCAGCATGTGATGCCAGGCCTCCAGGTAGGGAAAGTAGGATTTCGCTCAGGAATGTATATGGCATCGGCCGATGAGATTTACCTTACGGTAAAGGGAAAAGGTGGGCATGCTGCCATGCCACATCAGCTTGTGGATACGGTGCTGGTAGCCTCGCACATCATTGTAGCCCTGCAGCAGGTAGTCAGCCGCAATGCCTATGCAGCCATTCCTTCGGTGCTATCGTTTGGTAAAGTCGATGCCCCAGGAGCTACCAACATCATACCGCGCGAAGTGAAAATTGAAGGAACCTTCCGAACCATGGACGAAAAATGGCGGTACGAAGCCCATCAGAAAATTACCAAAATTGCTACCACACTTGCCGAATCGATGGGAGCCACCTGCGAGGTAGATATTGAAGTTGGTTACCCTTGTCTGGTGAACGATGCTGGTATTACTACAGAGGCAAGCAAGCTGGCAATGGAAATTCTTGGCAAAGAGCAGGTAGTAGAACTCGACCTGCGGATGACCTCCGAAGATTTTGCTTTTTTTTCGCAGCAATATCCGGCCACTTTTTATCGTTTGGGTATCTCTGGTGCTGAAGCAAAAGTGGTTTCTCCCTTGCATTCGCCCACTTTCAATATCGACGAAAAGGCTCTTGAAACCGGAATGGCGACAATGGCCTACCTGGCATTGGGCTTTCTAAAGAATGAATCTAAATACTGA
- the rsmI gene encoding 16S rRNA (cytidine(1402)-2'-O)-methyltransferase, which produces MPGRLYIVPTPIGNLEDITLRAIRILKEVDLILAEDTRTSSKLLRHYDITTRTESMHMHNEHKKVDQYIRRLLAGENLAYISDAGTPGISDPAYLLVRHCLDNELEVECLPGATAFVPALVNSGLPSERFIFEGFLPQKKGRNKRLTQLISEERTIVFYESPFRLVKTLTQLIEFFSPEHKVCVSRELTKVFEENFRGTLQQAAAYFTANPPRGEIVIVFSPRMGLMEPDSEERDEL; this is translated from the coding sequence ATGCCCGGAAGGCTTTACATTGTTCCAACCCCTATTGGCAACCTCGAAGACATAACACTGCGGGCCATCAGAATATTAAAGGAAGTTGACCTTATTCTGGCCGAAGATACCCGCACTTCGTCCAAACTTCTGAGGCATTACGACATCACAACGCGCACCGAATCGATGCACATGCACAACGAGCATAAAAAGGTAGATCAATACATACGACGTTTGCTTGCCGGAGAAAATCTGGCCTATATTTCCGACGCCGGAACTCCCGGAATATCAGACCCTGCATACTTATTGGTGCGCCATTGCCTCGACAACGAGCTGGAAGTAGAGTGCCTGCCGGGCGCTACTGCCTTTGTTCCGGCACTGGTTAACTCCGGGTTACCTTCGGAAAGGTTTATTTTTGAAGGATTTTTGCCCCAGAAAAAAGGACGTAACAAGCGTCTGACGCAATTGATTTCCGAAGAAAGAACCATTGTATTTTACGAATCACCCTTCCGGCTCGTAAAAACTTTAACTCAACTTATCGAGTTCTTTTCGCCCGAACATAAGGTATGTGTATCGCGTGAGCTCACCAAGGTTTTTGAAGAGAATTTTCGGGGAACCCTGCAACAAGCCGCAGCCTACTTTACTGCCAACCCTCCGCGTGGAGAGATTGTAATCGTATTCAGCCCGCGAATGGGGTTGATGGAACCGGACTCTGAAGAAAGGGATGAGTTATAG